In Spea bombifrons isolate aSpeBom1 chromosome 5, aSpeBom1.2.pri, whole genome shotgun sequence, the sequence TAGACCCCCTTTCCAGTCTACTCTAGCTAGCACTTCATTACTATCTTTATCCTCCCCCGAGAACCTAGTTTAAAAGATCCTCGATTcctctagccatcctctcccctagcactgcagccccctcttCATTGAGGTGCAGTCCATCCCTGCTGTAGAGTCTGTAGCCGACTGCAAAGTCTGCCCAGATAACAATGTCCAAATTGCCAGCTAACTCACGCATGGCTAGATATTCCAGTCTTggggcaaatgtatttttaatgatttcaatCCCAGTTTAATTTATTGTTACGATGGGTCTTTCCGTTTAGCAGTACCAAAAGGGATGTGAAGGGTGTATTAACATAGGAGTACCGTGTGGGTGGTGTAGTGCATTGTATATGCtttaacaattatatttttcatggcattatatgttttttgagATTTGATGGATGGGGTATCTATTACCAACCTATTGaggtttataatttaaaataataaaagtacatttttatcatatttttttctatgttattGGTGCTTTTTTTCCGGCAGGCAAGTGTTCACAAGCCTagagtatttttttgtgaatactaAAGCAGGTTGGGTTTGACATTTGTCCAACTTAGATATATTTGCATCCAAATGTGGTGTTTTGACAACTAACAGGCATttgcagtttagtgaatatacccttCTGTGTTACTCAAATAAATACAGGTACCGGCTATCTTGGTGTAAGCAGATGTACAACTAAATAGATAATATTTGGTGTTGTTTAAGAAAGTGAAAGTTAAAAATGAGaagttaaattatatatatatagggatgtGATATTCTGGTAATAATTACAACTCACCTCCTCCACCATAACAAAGGTAAGACTAGTTTCTGTGATaattaatatctatatatttatatatctatatatacatatatatatatatatatatatacacagtcccCCACCTTCTGTCCCAGTCCCCCTCAACCCTAAGATTCCAAACCTGCAAGAGTAGGGatgtcttcttcttttgtaccaGTACGTCTTACGTTTGcccatgttattttaaatactatATGTTGTTACTAGTAATGCTATTGTTTACTTTGATAATAAgcttaataatttatattagcTTAATAAATCcccattttgtaaaatatatatgcatgcataACAAATTAACTCATAAGTCAATTTGTATTAAAGAGTCTTTGACttgaacatactgtatatttgcaGAGAGCCATTTCCTATCAATTATTTCAAATACATTCTGATTGCAGTTACTTTTTAGCTGCACATCATTACATCTGTTCTCAATCATAGCAAAACCTAACTTGCATCTAAACAATGGATTGAGAAAAATCATGGTTCTCCCTATTCATACAGACCTCTGCTTCCATGCTCCCTCCTACTGTGTGCCGGTGATTGCATGTGCTCCTACCATAAGAATCTAGAAAATAGGATAGGAGAAGAAAGGTAAAGGAGAAAGGGATAAGATGATAGTGAAAAAGAAGCTAGAAGGGGGGAAAGGGGAGGTTAATGGGgggaaagggagagataataaaaaatgggaGATATGGGAAGAgtatgagaaaggggagagagggtgtgttttgtttttccttttatattagGACAAGTAAGTACGTGGCTGCAGAAGCAAGTATAAGCCAGGatatttgtgtgtaagggcaagccTGAacgtgtgtgtttatgtatgtgtatatgtgtactgtatgcgtgtgtattggcaggcatttgtaaggccagtgtatgtgtatgagtaATTTGACAGTCTATTCCATTGCTATTTGGGCCAAAAGGGAATAGACTAATTCACTGTAACACACATTTATCCCCGTGGCATtaagtattattttaaatgggaaaaaattataatatccTTTGCTGGGTCCAGTAAACCATAAACCATGTAGAGTTAGAAAAAGTGTGTAGGGGTGATGGTGTACAAGTTACAATGTACTGTGTGTGTcggtgtatgttttttttgtgcatgATGGAATTGTCAGTGTAAGGTGTAAGAACATGTGTCAGCATACAGTGTTACAATGAGTGAATGTGACAGTGTACAATGCTAGACTATGTAGGGTGTCAATGTACAGTGTTAAACTGTGTTTGACAGTGTACATTGTTTAAATGtcggtgtatggtgttagtatgtgtgttagcatatggtTTTAGACTGAGTGTGTGTTTGAACCAAATTGGTGCGCAGAGAAGCATGTAGGAAGCAGAGCACAGAGCAGTGAAAAAGCTGTGCAGAGTAGAGTGGCCCTGCTATTAAGGTCAGATGaggtttattagtaaatattgaGCAGTTGCTAGTTGAGATGAGACAAAACATTTTGACATACCTAtgcattattacattacatttatttataaagagccggcagattccgcagctcTGTTATTAGAACAATTTCACGtacagaaacacatacaataacaaactggcgCAAAGTAAAGGAGGTCCCTGtttttgtgagcttacaatctagtcggtgtttgagggggaagtgagacaataggagagggctgcttggatggggatgtgtTGATCTGGTTCTGATGTTGTGTTGTAgccgctttctgcagtggtagcTGGTATGTCATTTCCCTCCcgtttaactccagtgtaacttTTAAATAGCCACTTATGATGAGGCCACTAATTATTAGCCTTCCATCAAGAGCAGAGTTGGCCCTGAATGGTGTAGCATTCATCAGTGAGATGTGagaagtaagaaaaaataatctattcaACTATGCATTATTTCAAAATGTCTGGTTTTCAAATAATTCCAGGAATCAGCTAACTTAGTATAAGAAGATgtgcaaatatatacagtagataCTGTTTGGTGTAGGTTAAAATAGCGAAAGTCAAAAAATGAGaagttaaattatatatataggaatatgATATTCTGGTAAAATTGTTTCGTttcaattaatttaaatttatgtatgtatatataatacaacatGATATAACATTTTGTCTTCTCAGGGACTTCTttgagaaaaaatacaaatcatgGAAGATTCAACATATATGAACTTTTCAGAGATATATACAAATTTTTATGATGGATTCATTGAACCTTGTAATAAGGAAGATGTTTCTAAATTCGCAACTCTCCTCACTACCATTTTGAATTCATTCCTTTTTATCTTTAGCATTATAGGAAATTCCCTGGTGTTGTGGGTTCTCATTGCATATGAAAATTTTGTGTCTCTGACAAACGTTTTCATTTTCAACCTTTCCATTGCTGATCTGATTTTAACATTGTGTCTTccattttttattgtgtatCACAGAGAAGGTTGGGTTTTTGGACCAGTGGCTTGCAAAACATTTAATGCACTTTTTTCAGTGGGATTCTACAGTGGGATTATTTTCTTGACATTCATGACCTATCATCGTTACCTTGCAGTGGTGGATCCCTTGTCAGCTCTGAAAACCAGAAGACCTATATTTGGTATACTCACCAGTATAGTAGCATGGGTAATGAGTATATCTGCCTCTGTTCCTATAATAATATTTCAAGTTCAGTTTAACCATGATGATTTTAAAAAGTGTGAATACATCGATATTCTCCCACAGTTAGTAAACAATTATCAACAGAATATGTGCTTTCTGATTGCTTTCTCTGTTATCATTGTTTGTTACTTTAACATTATTAGGACATTGTTGAGATCTCAATCCCAAAGGAATCACAAACCAGTCAAACTAATATTAATCATagtgtttgtatattttgttagtTGGGCACCTTACAATATTGTTGTGCTACTGCACTCCTTACACCAACAACACATTTTCATGGACTGCaagtttgttaaaaatattgattaTGCAAAATATGTTACTGAAAAATTAGCAATATCACATTGTTGTCTAAATCCTATACTATATGCTCTTGTTGGGATCAAATTTAGACGCCATTTAAAGCGATTGATAAATTACTATTGtccatttaaatataatgtacaCCAATCTTTAAGTAGAGATTTACACTATTACTCTCACAATGAGGATGTATCTCTTTATTGAGTGTATCTGTGAATTCTGGTATATTCAAATTATTAGAacagcttattttttacgtttgattttctttgtatttgtaAATAACTTTGCTAATATAGAAAATTGGCTACAATCATACATGAAATCTCTCTAAAAGCTTATGTTAAGATGATATACTTTTTGTGCAATATGCATTTTGAGGATTAAATCCTATTATCAGTGTGTGTTTCTCTAGTCTGTCTATTTGTAGAAGGCTTGATATTTAAGTAGTAGCTTGGGCATACTACTTTTTTACTCATATATTGGGTAcacatgttaaaatatatttgaaaagtcACATTTTGGAATCAACTGGAGGCTATAATTTGGTTAAGTAATTTAAATGTTCAAGAGCAAATAACTATATTAGTGACGTCATGTGACCCTGCGGTGAGCAGTGTTTGAGCAGCCAGAAAGCTGCaagagcggtgagaggtaaatGGGGTCGTgcgggatgtatgtatatgtgtatgtgattatggatgtgtaattgtgtgtgatcatagatgtgtacttttgtgtgtgtgattatggatatgtacttgtgtgtgtgtgagcatggatgtgtaattgcatgtgtgtttgtgagagagagagcatggaggtgtgtgtgtgtgtgtgtgtgagaaagcatggatgtgtactttgtgtgtgtgtgggcgtGAACAtaaatgtgtacttgtgtgtgagcatggatgtgtactttgtgtgtgtggttgtgaacaagaatgtgtacttgtgtgtgatcatggatgtgtgcttttgtgtgtgtgtgattatggatatgtaattgtgtgtgtgtacttgtgtgtgatcatggatgtgtgcttttgtgtgtgtgtgattatggatatgtaattgtgtatgtgtgagcatggatgtgtacttgcatgtgtgtgcatggatgtgttattgtgtgcgtgtgtgcatgagagcatggatgtctaattgtgtgtttgcgtgtctgtgagcatggatgtgtacgtgtgtgtttgtgagcatggatgtgcaattgtgtgtgtgtgtgtgagcatggatttgcaattgtgtgtgtgagcatggatgtgtaattgtgtgtctgtgtgtgagcatagatgtgtaattgtgtgtgtgtgagtatggaagtgtaattgtgtgtgtgagcatgggtgtgtaattgtgagtgtgagtatggatgtgtaattgtgtgtgagcatggatgtgtaactgtgtgtgagagagagagaacatgtatgtgtaattgtgtgtgtgtgaaaaagcatgaatgtgtgtgtgagtatggatgtgtacctgtgtttgtgagcatgaatatgtgtgtgtgtgtgtgcatgaatgtgtgtgtgtgtgcgtgtgcatgaatgtgtgtgcatgaatgtgtgtgtgtgtgtgagcatgaatgtgtgtgtcggGTATGCAGGGTTGGAGCGCAGTGAGACACCAGACATGCAATAGAGGCAAAAGGCAGTATAAGGAATATCAGCAAGGTTTATTCCACTGAGCAGTAAAATGAAGGCAAAAAGGCATAAACAAACCGAATCAGCAACGagaaataatgcagtacagGTAACAGCTCACCCGAGAACAACAACCAAGCACTGACTGACTGTCAGTGCTCAGGTTTTAGACTTGCCGCTTCTCCAAGCCCCGCCCCCAGCCGATGACGTGGAGCCGCGCGTATAGAAGTGGTCTCCACTGAGGCATAGAGAAAAGGAGGGGACGTGGCGCGCGCGTCCTCCATACCCCGGAGAGGAAGCATGGGGAGCAGTAAACCACGGGTGCCCGCCGGACGCGGGCACCGAAGATTGGGCACCAGGGAAGGTAGGTAGCGAGTACCCGCGAGTCCCGGATCATGACATAGGGAGGTAGAaaagcatataggggtataaggcatatctggggcagagtggcatatagggggtataaggcatataagggagtataaggcatttttggaggcagatgtgcatataactggggagcaggttggcaaataaagagaaataaaaaacaaaaatgcatttttctcaatcatagtttttggaagtatggaaaaatagtttacatgtgaatcaatatttactagtaaaacttttttcctatagggtagtcttatattcaggctttttttctaaattaatattcaaattttgtggggtcatcttataatcagagtcATCTTATAAACGAGCAAGTATGGTATAcgtcattgataaataaatactggtgacaaaaccaggcattctACTGGGCTTGTGCACATGTCTTTCAGTTGTGTTTgcgaaataaaaaatattggtgacaTAATCTGGCATTTGATTGTATGAAATTCCTGAGTAGGGTATATACctttgaactattttttttactttttaccaagtaccgtatttgctcgattataagacgaggttttttccagagcaaatgctctgaaaaatacccctcgtcttataatcagggttgtcttataatcagacctcaaataggtctgattatgagactaagatccagatcccccgcagcgatgcagtgTAACTTCTGTACAAGTGTACAAGTCTATTATATACGTATTTAAAATTGGTGCCTGTGATACTTGTATGATTAGCTCTGATAAATTCTGGGGATAAAAAGTAACAAGACCAACAAGAGCTCTAGCCTGTTGCACTCCTTGCCCTGCCTGCCCCCttgacgctcaagggggcgggctcacagaagagttcctcatGTCAAGGAGAGGAGTAAAGGTTTCgcgttatttactctatttcaatgtGTAGATCTTATCACAAAGGTATAGTTGCAGGAACTTGGATGTGGTTGGGATTTTCAGAGGCTGTGAAACCCCGTTTAATTGTAAGGCATGATTTAATTCTTCTCTACAGGGGACAATTCCCTGTCCTTCCCTTTTAAGGGAGAACCTTTAACATATGTACTAGCAGaactggaactttttcatctaaaagtttttgcagtagcaaatgttttgattccatcaTGTCTAATTTCTGTGACtaatttgggccttttaacatttttggttatacaaatatatttcactATGCGCATCGGCTCATGTGTGCCACCAACGTCCAAGACTCAGTCTCCACCAGACGTGCAAGTGTGTGTCTGTCAGTGCTGCAATCCTGAACCCCTACTGGCTATAATGTTATTAACGCTGCATGTGAAATAACGTAAAATGAACATTTGTCAAGTGAATTATGCACAATTCAGCCCAATTACTGGGGGCCTCACAGTACCTGTAGCCCAGGGGCCTACAATgtcttaatccagccctgcctctcagcagaagtagtagatgcTAATATAGTGaggacatttaaacatgcatatggGAGCCATAAGGTTCTTTTATCAAAAGCAAGACCAAAGACTGGTTAATGTTTGGGCCTTTATAGCAGATAAAATAAGCAGACTAGGTGGGAATGGGTcttattacactctcttactcaaGCTCTCAAACGCTTTCAATGTCTCTCTACCATCTTTGCggaccacttccatgtccctgtcttctttcctGCAACTTCGCTTTCTGTCTTGCATAATCTTGTTTTTCACGctcttttgtggaagttcacgaagaagaagatgaagaaagaagacaaaaggagaggtgaaagacagaagaacaagaagctgCAGAAAAGTAGACATAAAAGTGGTTGACAGAGAAagcagggagacattgagaaagaGGGATTTTCCGAGAAACTGCCTGCCCATAAGAACACCACTGAGGGGATGGAATGTTATCAATCCAATAAATTTTATCAAAACAGGACGTGGCCTAGCCACGGAGCTAGATGGTCACTTGAGTGAGGAGCTCTGTTTGCATGTTAGCACAGAAGCGGGtataaaagcatttttcttCGACATTTAACTTACCTGTTCAGTGGATTTGCACTTTGGGGACTCCAGGATGGCGTCTAATCATTCCAGACGCGGTTCCAAAAAGCTGCCCCagtattttatgaaaaagaCGAGAGCTGGTCTTAACATCCAAGATGGCGATGAGGCCTCTCTCATGTCCTCACAACCTGACCTGGAAGAAGAGGGCCTAGAATTGGATGCGGAACAGCAGATCACCCCTACACTTCTAAGACATATGCTTGACAACCTACAGACATCGATGACTGATTCCATGAAGACGATGTCGACAGATTTAAAACAGGACCTGCTCCAACTTGGGACGAGAATGTACCACCTGGAGCACAAATTTCAGGAACACACTGGGGCCTACAATGAGCTTGTTGATCGCTATAATGAGCTGGAGGAAATACTTAGTTTGTCTCCAAACGAAGGTGGCGAATCTTAAGGACAGAGCGAAACGCAATAATTTACGGTTACATGGGATCCCTGAAGATGTGCCCAATAACGCTTCGCAGCAATACGtcaaaggtttttttcattccTTGTTACCTTAACTATCGGACGAGGACATGCTAATAGACCACATACACGGCATCCTGAAGCCAAGACACTTCCCGTTATGGTTGCACGAGATGTGATCCTTAGACTGCAGTATTTAAAAGTGAAAATGGCCATCCTATCCTCCGCCAGAAACAGCTTGGAGTTCCCAGCGCCTTATTTAGATCTGTCAGCTGCGACTCTTTGTAAGAATTCCATCCCATATAGATGGGGCTATCCGACAAAGCTCATCATTACTGGGAATGGCAGTGGGTGGTGATGACCCCTGTGGAAGGACTAGAACTCCTTCGGAAGTGGAACATTGTGTCTGAGGACAACAGGATGTCTGCACCAAGTCCCTTGTCTGCTTTCCCCAGAGTGGGAGACTGTTCAAGCCAATCACCCGAAATCGGGGTCATCCAAAGCAACTTGAAAACCTGCCTCTTCTCCCGGGGATTAGGTAACTGTTGTGGGACATTTACTAGGAGTTGCTCTCCATTTTCCTCGGGACTGTGAGTTGGGCCCTTGGGCAGATCAATGCAGATTAAGGTTTATGGTTTTATAGAGTTCACGGAATTTGtgtgggtgtttttttgtttttgtttttcttcagtaCAGTTTCAGGATCGGTTATGTTTCCACTAATTGTGAGTGTTTTCTCTAGATATATGGGGCTTCAGCCTCTGATTAGTTTATAGTTCCATACACACAtgccatatacatacacaccttatgtttttttttatgatacttGTTGCTGGTGAGAACTTTATCGTTATGTTCTCTATCATGCGGGATAGATTATTCGGAGAGCTAAGGTCGATCTATGGTGCTTTTAGTGGATATTAAGTTGTTTCGAGAACTATGTTTGCAAGATTGTGTTTATGTGTACGTCTGATACGCTGCCCATTTACCCCAACTCGCATATTACCTTATAAGTACTGTGTGATGCTCCCGTATGACGCCACTCTTCTTATGTTCTGCACTTCCCCTGGGGGAACCTGTCTTATGACCCTTTTGCTCTGGTGTGGGGGGTGTATTTTGTTTCCAGAATTTGGTATGTGTTACATTGGAGTGGTTTCTGTGTTATCCGGTGTGGTACGTTTATacaagtggatatagaggcaaaaggtgatcattgttgatcttatttgcatgtgcctacccagaatcccttgtggttgtggcaacaccatgagatttctgagggaaaaacaagcctgtagatgagtgtttaataatgctccTACTACCCCCTGAATTTGAAGTGGAAgcgttttccatcacctttacccaccataactttggtTATTTATGATTATACTACTGCAGCAAGCAATCACTCACTTGGATGGACAGGCTAGCTCATTAGTGTCGTGCTGCCCAATGTACCCAATGTTCCCCCTGTCTGGGTAGATTATCACGGTCTCTGTTCTTGTTTTGCTCACCTGACGGTCTACGCACCTTTCGGCGCCAGGGGATTTGGAGCTTCTCATCCTCACAAGGGTTTCTGTTCACCTGTTCTTTTTGGCTGATTGTCTGAAACCCACCTCCCATCCCCCGTCCCCGCCCCTCCCTCATATTTTACTTTCCACCCTCTCCTATTCCCACCCCCACCTTCCCCcccctttctctttcttcttacttcttttttttttcttttcgtccTGTCTGTCTCAGTGTCCTTTGAGATTATTGGTTTGTCCCGGCACATTGATTTTACAGGCCTTCCTACCTTCCTTTTGCTGCGATGGATCTCATGATTATGACCATTAATGCCAAAGGCCTCAACAACCCTCATAAGAGACGGATGTTGTTCTGGGAAATTAAGTCTCAGAAGGCTAATATTGTGATGGTGCAGGAAACACAtcaccagagtggcatataggggtataaggcattctggaggcagagtggcatatagggggtcaaaaggcatatcctggggcacagtggcatttagagggttaaaaggcacatcatggggcacagtggcatatagggggtataaggcatttctggggcagagtggcaagcctgggggcagatgtgcataactggggggcaggttggaaaataaaaggaaataaaaacaaaaaaaatatttttgtcaatcatagcttttattaaaaaaagtttacatgaattaacatttactagtaaaactttttttctgtagggtcatcttatattcaggcattttcttttttttccctaaattaatattcagattttggggggtcgtcttataatcagggtcgttttataatctagcaaatccggtatattatattttagggcAGTGAAGTGAGGCAACATTAGTTTTCTATTCAAGCCACGGTTTGTTATTGTAGGAGAATCTTATGCTGCTCCCACAGCAGTCGCGCAAACTACAATTTCAAGGATTTGAAACAACAGCCACACATACACTCCATCTGACCACACCAGAGAGTGGGACCAATGAAATAGTTGGAATGCTGTTTATTTTCCAGCATCTATTTCCTATACTTCTGTTGCCATTACAGAGACGACCTTCTGAGATGTTTTGTTAGAAGATAGCTCAGGGGTCTGCTAATACTTTTTACTGGGTGAACTTATTTAAATAGGGGTTAGATGAATTTGCTTCATGGGACAAAGTATAAAGtacaaaatgtatccaaaaatTGCATCAAAATGCATGAGGTTGTTTCAAATTCCCATATATGTTTATTGAATAATTGCAGTTTAAactacattatttaaaaatatgcactcaatttttataatctttatatatatatataactttatatataaaaaaaaagataccagTGATATggttaaaacaaatgtatatattttcagaaggcTTAAAGCAAAGGGCAATAACATGAGCAtaacttttttaaccccttaaggacaatgggcggtccctaaacccattgaaaacaatacattttgagcccgtacatgtacgggctttgtcattaaggggttaaaattgtaACTTACAAAACAAAATTGGCATTGCAATACATGATTATGTATCTCTCATAAATATGAATCTCCAAAGTCTCCTGAATAGTATAATACCAAATGTGTATTAAATTACATAATCATAGATCTGGAATTTCCCAAGCCATGAGTGTCCAAAGCAATTTGAAGCTAAGACATTTCCACAGTTTGAAGCCAAGTGTCAGGGCCCGGGTAATCAGGTTGGGTAGTAGCTTCATTGTAGGGGATACCtggggttctgtctgcacaCGGCAATGCATGGTAACAGAAGGATaagacagacaggcacaaaggaatacaccacaggcagaattccaggtaatgctatgtattgtatattatggcaggacatgcaaatacaggttaaacagtCTCTTAGCAAGAAAACGTAcgtatggcaggaagccctctggatgggcgcacggtaggaagcccacttggcagggctgaaggctggaagcccactgggcAGGGCTGAAGGCTGGAAGCCAacttggcagggctgaaggcaggaacaatacaggatcaggtacacaggaacaagtcaggatcaggtacagggccagagcaaaacggtcctataacttcaatgcaaaggcaccTAACAAACCGGGGAGTGTCCAGATACAGGCCTGgtcattaggtcaggtgtgaatgACATAGGCTttaggtgagggaggcagggtactAAAGCCTGTTGGTTAGGTCAGGTGTGGTAGAGGCATAGGCTTCAGGTGGGGGAGACAGATACAgcataaccaaacacagctgaacataaatacacaggaCATGGATTAAATACATAGCAAACGAAGGGTTAAACTTGAACTATGCTGCAGATACCATCgatactggattctttgatatgctaagtgaccactagcagtcaggaaaaccatttcatatccaaCATATACATCAATAATAACCCATAGATTGATAACTTCCTTTTGTGCATATCTAGAACGGGGAAAgtgcaccctacaaaaagaatacaaatatggCGGCGCAACTTAAACTGTTTGGAAGAAAATGTGAAGTCTGTGATATTCAGTTataagtagcaagtgtgacatatctatggacttataataataataattcacaagAAATTCctaaatgcatgaattattgctgtggcgagcacaggagggacgataaaatgaaaatgagttATTTTGACTGATATGTTACCAcaacacaagggggaggtcacttatggttcctataggtacaccttccctccgcttataccacctctgggccggcttggaaactcgagataATCTGGAAAAGGTATAAAGTTAATGAGAGGAAAttggtcagtgtgcttactaggggccaaggtctaattttaagtaagtcgccatctttccttgccggagccctac encodes:
- the XCR1 gene encoding chemokine XC receptor 1, which translates into the protein MEDSTYMNFSEIYTNFYDGFIEPCNKEDVSKFATLLTTILNSFLFIFSIIGNSLVLWVLIAYENFVSLTNVFIFNLSIADLILTLCLPFFIVYHREGWVFGPVACKTFNALFSVGFYSGIIFLTFMTYHRYLAVVDPLSALKTRRPIFGILTSIVAWVMSISASVPIIIFQVQFNHDDFKKCEYIDILPQLVNNYQQNMCFLIAFSVIIVCYFNIIRTLLRSQSQRNHKPVKLILIIVFVYFVSWAPYNIVVLLHSLHQQHIFMDCKFVKNIDYAKYVTEKLAISHCCLNPILYALVGIKFRRHLKRLINYYCPFKYNVHQSLSRDLHYYSHNEDVSLY